One window of the Syntrophorhabdus sp. genome contains the following:
- a CDS encoding radical SAM protein: MKVLLISANRTEINMRTMPLGLAFVAEAARRRGHEVEMLDLARVGDTGAEIAQAISRYAPEVIGISIRNIDDQAMRDTRFLYEDDRAVIPLVRTLTDQPIVLGGAGYSMFPDAILADTGADLGIEGEGEVAFLAVIEALEKGGTLDSIPGVHVKNGGPAEHRGLIRNMADSPLPDPALVLDTSRVQEDTWVPVQTRRGCPLNCSYCSTASIEGRILRKRDVESVVEWIAKLKGRGARKLYFVDNTFNLPRSYAMELCAAMSRASLDVEWRCILYPWRLDEELTSAMARAGCTEVSLGAESADNEVLRRMNKRFRREDIAETNLLLTKYGIRQMGFLMLGAPGETRGSIERSLAFMDSLSLDSFKVSIGVRIYPGTALADEAREQGIITPGDTLLEPRFYITPTLDEEWIRQTVAQYAATRPNWITG, from the coding sequence ATGAAGGTCCTCCTCATATCGGCCAACCGCACCGAGATCAACATGCGCACCATGCCTTTGGGGCTTGCTTTTGTGGCTGAGGCGGCGCGACGGCGCGGGCATGAGGTGGAGATGCTCGACCTCGCGCGCGTCGGGGACACAGGCGCTGAAATAGCGCAAGCCATCAGCCGGTATGCGCCTGAGGTCATCGGCATTTCCATCAGGAACATCGACGACCAGGCAATGAGGGACACCAGGTTCCTCTACGAGGATGACAGAGCGGTCATTCCCCTTGTGAGGACGCTGACGGACCAACCCATCGTGCTCGGCGGAGCGGGCTACAGCATGTTCCCCGACGCCATCCTGGCGGATACAGGCGCTGATCTTGGAATAGAAGGCGAAGGGGAGGTCGCCTTTCTCGCGGTCATCGAAGCCCTTGAAAAAGGCGGGACCCTCGACAGTATCCCCGGCGTCCATGTCAAAAACGGCGGTCCCGCGGAACACCGCGGCCTGATCAGAAACATGGCGGACTCCCCGCTTCCCGACCCCGCCCTCGTACTGGACACCTCACGCGTTCAGGAAGACACCTGGGTGCCCGTGCAGACAAGACGCGGCTGCCCGTTGAATTGCAGTTATTGCTCGACGGCGTCCATTGAAGGGAGGATACTCAGAAAGAGGGACGTGGAAAGCGTCGTTGAATGGATCGCGAAGCTGAAGGGACGCGGGGCGCGCAAGCTCTACTTCGTGGACAACACCTTCAATCTGCCGCGGTCCTATGCCATGGAACTCTGCGCGGCGATGAGCCGCGCCTCTCTCGATGTGGAATGGCGATGCATCCTCTACCCGTGGCGGCTCGACGAGGAGCTGACATCCGCGATGGCCCGGGCGGGATGCACCGAGGTATCACTGGGAGCTGAAAGCGCCGACAACGAGGTGCTCCGCAGGATGAACAAACGCTTCCGACGGGAAGATATTGCCGAAACCAACCTGCTTCTCACGAAATACGGGATACGGCAGATGGGGTTCCTTATGCTCGGCGCCCCGGGCGAAACGCGTGGATCCATCGAAAGAAGCCTGGCTTTCATGGACTCCCTGTCGCTTGATTCCTTCAAGGTCTCCATCGGCGTAAGGATATACCCCGGCACGGCCCTTGCCGATGAGGCCCGCGAGCAAGGTATCATAACCCCCGGCGACACCCTCCTCGAACCACGCTTTTACATAACCCCCACCCTCGATGAAGAATGGATCAGGCAAACAGTGGCCCAATACGCCGCAACCCGCCCGAACTGGATAACCGGATGA
- a CDS encoding DUF72 domain-containing protein encodes MARVLIGCSGFSYRDWKGTFYPAELPGQRWLAHYSGVFPTVELNVTFYRLPKTETFAKWYGETPAEFSFTLKGSRLITHLKRLKDVEGLLEEFFARAFTLREKLTAVLWQFPSSFSIEPGRLERFLVLLDRYPVWNAFEFRNDSWVNERIAGMCRARGVAMCMADWPGFLRELPMTAGFVYLRRHGNEGNYASSYSREVLEEDAVRIKGYLRDGLDVFIYFNNDARGHAPNNARELM; translated from the coding sequence ATGGCCAGGGTGTTGATAGGGTGCAGCGGGTTCAGCTACAGGGATTGGAAGGGGACCTTCTACCCCGCTGAATTGCCCGGACAGAGATGGCTCGCTCACTACTCGGGTGTCTTCCCCACCGTGGAGCTCAACGTCACCTTCTACCGCCTGCCGAAGACCGAGACCTTCGCGAAATGGTACGGAGAGACACCGGCGGAATTTTCCTTCACCCTGAAGGGCAGCCGACTCATCACCCACCTCAAGAGGCTTAAGGACGTGGAGGGTCTCCTGGAGGAATTCTTCGCGAGGGCCTTCACGCTGAGGGAAAAGCTCACGGCGGTATTGTGGCAGTTCCCGTCTTCCTTTTCCATCGAACCAGGCAGGCTGGAGCGGTTCCTTGTGCTTCTCGACAGGTACCCTGTGTGGAACGCCTTTGAGTTTCGCAACGACTCCTGGGTGAATGAAAGGATCGCCGGGATGTGCAGGGCACGGGGCGTGGCGATGTGCATGGCGGACTGGCCCGGCTTCCTCAGGGAACTGCCGATGACCGCGGGTTTCGTTTACCTCAGGCGCCACGGCAACGAGGGAAACTACGCCTCGTCCTATTCCAGAGAGGTTCTGGAGGAGGATGCCGTGAGGATCAAAGGCTATCTCAGGGACGGCCTGGACGTCTTCATCTACTTCAACAACGACGCCCGAGGCCACGCGCCGAACAATGCAAGGGAACTCATG